ACCCAGAAGCTCAATCTGCAAAAATCCACCTATGCAAAGAACTGGTTCTGGAAGCTTGAATGTCTGCAAGATATTTTCCTGTTTGTAAGGAAGTCATTGGTTAGGTAATGTAAGTTAATTGGAAGATCAGAAAGGTGCTTTAACATTCAAAAAAAATGCTAAATAAATTTGTCAAGGGATGGAAGATTTAAAATCGATGTAAAAAAGGGTAAATTGAGTCTATAGTCGATCATAAACTTGTGATCCTAACATTCCAGGGCTGCGTCAAACACGTATCAAAATCTAAAACTGCAAACCCAAGGTTTCCAGTTTCAAAACTGTAATGAACGTCTACAAGATCCATAATCTGAAAACTTGTCTAGTGTGCATTTCACCCATTTTATCATATTTGAAGATTCCTTCCCAATGGAAACAGGAGGTTGTATTAACGGAACCATTTCACAACAAATAAGATACAAATGCAGAAAGGCGGGGGAGAGTTATAGAACAGGTAGTACACACCTGAGTCATTGGGAACACTTGTGAAGTGTAGGTCCATATAAACTTCTTGTCAGGAAATGATTCACCCATTGGATCACTCTCTACATCCATGGGGGACTTGGCATGCCCAAATCGGAAACGCACAGCCTTGGCTGAATATATGGGTTCACCGAGCTGGAAATAAGCTGTTAacaggaagaaagagagattgagagagagagatagagagagagagagagagagagagagagagagaggagtcaGAGGTAAGTTTAGAATGtgaaaacaaattggaaatgtCCATAATTTCGGAAATTCAAACACTTGCCTTTGAAAGGCTGTATGTTGATTTCATTAATTACAACAAAATCAGACACCAGCTTGTATATCAGCACCTCAGGCACTGCAGGGTCACTTTGACCTTTACTCGACCAGTACGAAGCTCTCCGTCCCACCACATCTCTTGGTTCTAGAGTATTGCGAATGCTTTCTTCTGGAAAATTGTCAGTGCTGGACGCGCTTAATGCCCTCTTAATGGAATCCCCAACATTGAAAGATGTAAAACCACAAGCTAAAAATGCATAGACCCTATGCTCCCTTTCCAAGGTTTCCAATTCCTTTGAATTGCTAGATCCAACTTCTGCTTTTGTGTCAGGGTTGTTGATTTCAATCACTTGAGCAACTCTGGATAACTGAGGGAACAATCTCAAGCACAGCTTCTTGCAAAGACCATTTTCTATCACtgcaaaacattaaaagttCCAAACTCTTCAGTCTCGTTTGGTAAGACAAGATGTCTTTGGACTAAAGGGAtataaattttctataaaataataaaaaaaccaacatgGGTTACcatcattcaaaatatcaacccAAAACAGGAGTGAACCTTAATTATCATCTCTTCAGAAATCCGCAAACTAAGAAATTGATGCAATCACAAAGACAACCAGAAGAAAAGATATAAATTGGAGAATCAAGCCAGTAATAGAATATTCAAGGGAGAGCAGAGACAGCACATACTACTTACCACCTACAAACAACTAAAATGGAAccacttatttttcaaaaaacataaaacattCTATCTTTCCTACATTGATTTAAGTATTGAGCAACATGCATTGTGTATATCAGACACAATCAAAAGTGGAGTTATACCTAAGGAAACTTAAGAAAGCAATTGAACTAAAATATGTCAAACTGCTTCAGCTCACCAAAATGACGCCAAGATCGGGAAACAGAACTAATGCGAACAAGATCAGTTGGATCGTCCAAGCAAGTTAGGACCTGTATTGACATGTCAGGTTCAAGCCAGTTCAAGAAATCCATACAGAGACCCATGTCAAGAGACTTCAACAAAACTCGGGTGCCTCGGCGAGCCTCAAAGCCTGATTTCACATTGTAAGAGACCCCTCAATAcagtttaaaatgaaaattggagacaaaaataagtatttaaaaaatattatacgCAATGCAAATTCCCTCCATGTATAGTGCTGTCAAACTTGACACGAATTACAATTCCTCCCAAAACCACTGAACCCCATCATAACAACACTGTAAAAGCTAAAATTATAAGAGCTAAAAGCATCCGAATTCCTCACAAGCAcaattaagaaaaacaaagaaataccCACTccaaaaacaatcaaattgATCACATTCCTGTCATGCATGACATCAAGTACAGTACTTTTGTGTCGAAGACGACGGCGATGATAACGATGTTGGTGGGTATAGGGAAAACCACAAGTTTTTCACATTATCTATGGTTTAGAAAacattaaatcataaaataaaaattcaaaactgtaAACTTATATGAACGTAAACAAAAATGCAGCAAATCGAGGACATTGAAGCGAACCGTCAGcggaaaaaagagaaattggaaCAAATCtttattcaaaagaaaatacaagagAACAAGTAGAGAACTTACAAGAAAGCATCGAATTTTTACCTTTTGTTCACGAGCAAAAGTGTCTCTGAAATGCTCAAACcctaaaaggaaaagattggggagagagagagagagagagagagagagagagagggaaaaaggCGAGAGATGTTAGTGATAAGCACAGCAGAGATAtaattacccaattaaatcgttttgtaattttatttttgttttgtctaaATTCATTCGCggcaaaaaaaaatgtttagcAGCGAGTTTAGCATTTCCGGCCGGGTGTCTCAAAAGGGtagtttctattttttgtgttattttatggtataaattattttaaaatataataattttttgttatttctttgATGTCTTGGAGTGAGTGGCAGAGAAAATGAGATGTGCTCTTGCCACCTAAGAAGTTAACGAGTTCATTAACAGTATTGGTaacagaaatttttttttgccaaagtagtaaaaaaaaataagtttttcTCACCGCACACTTCTAAgatgttataaaataataagaatgTGAGGTCACTAATCATGTAAATTTTTCATAAGCTTGTGTATGTCCTTGGTGATCTTGAGAAATTAGatactttaattaatttactctaaattaatttaatttatataaaaagaaattcaaacttCGGTGTAAAAGGGGAGCTCATTACCTCCATCAATTCGTCTAACTTACTTCtgcaaattataatttttatatcttGTATTACTTTTATCATTTGATATGTGGTAGACCCTACAACATTACTTTGGTTTTGCTTCATCTAAAGGGACACCTTTAACCCCAAGCATTGCTTATTAATTCAAAATGCATTTGAGAAAACAAGTTTCACTGATTCTACAGTGGATTCTGTTTTATGAAAACGAATATAATTGTTTGTTCTCTGGACACGATTGCTTGGTGCGTGAAGGTCCACTCACATAGTATATTCAtaatattgtatagttttcaactttttatCATATAGACATTAGTTAAATAGTGGTTGTAGCGAATGCTTTTTCAGGAAAGGTGGTTGGTTTAAGTTATAATATCAGTATAAtctgtgtgagtttagtatgatATCGtcttttttaataagaaaaatcatgtgtgagtttagtatagtATCGACGCTCTCAATAAGAAAagttctaaaaataaaataatgagcTTTTTTCTTACTCAACGAACACATCTTAAATATCACTTGTCATGTATAGTTTTCAACTCTCAAAAATTACTTTCGTGAAATCTTACATATTCCTATGGTCCTTTTGGTTATCActttacaaatttataaaatgacTAAAGTCTTAAGttagtaaaaaataaagagcatTACTTGAGTGGCATTATAATATGATTAACTATAAAACTTTTGTGGCATTTGATGTTAAATTTGACTAAGACATTTCTCAAGATGCTCTATTATACAATGTGTATGCTGCATGATCCTTCTAGTTAGTAATTAAATGTAATACCAACTCTTGTTAGAGGCTAGATCAACctccatatattttttttcctacaaTTGATATTGGTGGGGGCGGGGGGAATCAAGCCTAAAATATTGAGTATAGAGGTAAAtgttcttaaccacttgaactATAAACCCTTTTCACCTCTAAACTCATATGCTATAAAATTGCCACCTTCTTTTAGTGGGTTATTTTTGTGAAAGCAAAGTCAAAAGCTCAAACTCAAATTGAAAAACTCAGAAATGGTAGGAAGCCACCAAACTGGCAAAGCATAATTTTGCATTGCAAAATGAGTGGGTCGACAATCTCCTTCGCTTTGGTTAATATTGCAGTGCAAAATAGGTTTAATTTGGCATTACATAATCCAGTACCAAGAATGTAGTTGTTTTTGCTTTGCATAACAATAAGCCTAGTTGCTTGAATGAGGCAATTGCAAAAGCTTAATGACATAATTAACAAAGTAAAAGAACACACAATTCATTGTGCACAACCTCAAATTCTCAGAGCTTTAAGATTTTTGTTATAACATTTCCATAGATGATTTATTGTCTGCATCACTCTTAGCTAAAGCCTTGTCCTGCTTTCTGTTTCCTCATCTTTCAAGCCAAAAACCCTTTAGCTGTTACCTCTGCAACAACCTGCCAATTTTGCAGCCAATGGCTCTATCTAGAAACAAAATAGAGAAGCAAAAATAACGGACAAACAAAGTAATGAAAGTAATGGACAATCTGCTAGTCAATTTCCCAgatgcatcatgcatgcacAATTCAGTTCTTCTGTTGTAGGCAAAAGAAGATCCCATCGCTTCCATTCCCTCAGCGCCCAAACCAGTCAAAGGGCTTCTCATTCAGTCTCTTGAGGGATTGTGTTAAAGAAAACCAAACTAGATGAGAAGGGAACAAGAAACAAGGAGGAAGCTCTTTGTGGAATGAAATTCATCGATTACTAGTGATCACAACTCACAATACATAAAGCATTCTTTGCAAACCAACACTTCAAATAGAAGATTACATATACACATTTGACTTCTAAAAGACACCAGATGCCCCTAAACACAACCACTAATttcaatcttttctttcttagaGCTGCCGCACATCCAAGGGGCCGCACACTTCCTATAACTAGTAATTTGCAGCTCTACCTGCCTACAAAAACAAGCTAAGGCTCTTTTGCTACACCACTAGGGTATATTAACACAGAGTCTACGCAAACACCGCCTTTGGTGTGAGTGCAATCGATCTGGGTCATCGAAtatttgatcttgatcaaAGCATGAGGATTGTCAACAACAAAATCTCCCACATGGTAATCGACCCAGTTTCCAGGATTATCCAAGTAACATTGGGATACAGCACGGTGACCATTAGAAGTTGATAGCTCAAACCTCACTGGTTTTTTGTTCCAGCCATGAACATGCTCAGAATTGCATACTCTGCGACCCAATCTCTTCGAGGATCTGCCAAGGTGGAGCCTAAAGAACAGGCTGTATCTACCTAATGGAAATTGAAACTCAAACTCTCCACTGACTTCAAACCACCAGGTTTGTTGGAGATAGGCGACTATCTGGAATCTAcacaaatggaaaagaaaacacaacagAGAAGGTTCTTCTGTCATTCAGATTTTATGGCACAAGAAATATGATCATTATAGAAAGATTACAAATCAATAAGGTACATAGCTTTGCAAATATCGGGCAAAGGTAACAATTGAAGCTCGGGCTGGTTCCTGGCTCATCAAATTTCTAACAAAAGTACTTTAAATACTCACCTAGATTCATCAATTGCTATGAAATTCCAATACCTCCTATCATCTATCCCTGTAATCGATAACGCCTTCGAAGAAATCGACAAACAGATACCACCCTTGTTTTTATCTAGCCAAATTTCCttcacaaaacaagaaaagcacccaaattaaataaactaaatttacttaaatgcAAAATGAACCTTcctagagagagaggaaaaacaaaagcagtGTAGACTAAGAGAGTTACCTTTGTGCCACCATCAAAGGACTTAGACCTGCAAAGCCTGGCATAGATATCCCTCTTCCCTGAAATATTCAACTTAGTAGTTTCATCAAACACCCTGTCTACAATAAACCGATAATTCGGTGGCAACTTCGATTCCCAGATGAAATCAGCCGATGAAGCACCGCGAAAAGCCCGGTTCAACCGGGCCAATTTGCAGATCTCAGGAGGGTCCATGTTCATCAAAACCATTGCCACACAGCTCTCTGGTAAATCCCCAAGCCTTGGCTGCACCAAACCCTCCTTATCCGAAACTCTACCCGATAAATTAGCACCCATCCCCCACCAAACCCCACCCGAAACGAAACCGAAATCCCAGAACCCGAATCCGAAATTAGACTATATATACCAAAAGACACAAAACCCAGAAGCTGTTTTTGGTCTAATCCTTGAGTTTGAACCTGAATTTGTAAATCTTTTGGGAGAGATTTAGAGAAAGAAATGTGAAGCAAACAGACTCCACCCCTGAATTCAGATTCAAATACATGGGCTTTTCGAAACCCAGAAACTAAAATCTGAAATTGTAAAACTCTGCAACCTAATCCTAATCTAAGCTAAAATcccagaaggaaaaaagaaagaaaataagctgAATCTTTGAAAGCTCAAATATTTCGTGGGCGTTTTTAGAGGGAGACATAAATAGCAACGCCCCCTGAAAAATCTGTATCTTGAGGATCAAAGATCAGGGATTGGACTGAAACGTACGgtccaatttcttcttcttcttctttttttttttttttgttctcccGGAGACGAATTTCTCGGGATTCTGATTTGGATTTCTGAGGTCGACGAAGAAGCAAAGCAGCCTTCTTAAAACAGTGAAACCTCGTACGCGCGCTCTGTTTTCGGAGTTTACCGCGGTCAATTTGGTGTTGGATGTTTTATGCCACGCTGTCGTCGGCGCGTGGTGGAATTTAGTTTGATTAAGAACCGCCCACTTGCATTCTTGGATtgcttttcctcttttttcttcttgatttttggagaatttttcttctttgtcctatgttttttttgggatgtttgttaatgaatttttttttttttttttgtctcaaTGACTCAGAAGATTTGTTAAAGATGTTATGGATAACAATGAATTAGATAATGCTCCTTTTTGTCTAATCATGCAATTATCTATCTTTTTTACTATTTAAATTGCGCATTAACATTTAATTAAACTGTTTTTAAGAAATCCAAACTGTAATAAGAAACTTGAATATCATTCTCTTGAATAAATTTGACAAGTTCATAAAATTCGATGTAATTGATCAAATTTGAGAGTTCGCAAACCATAAAGATCAAATTCAatgcaattaaaaatatatggaCGAAAgtgaaattcataaaaaatttacataGTTAACGATCTCGCATTAATTCttaaattgtgattttaaCTTATGTGAAATCAACTTGTGTTATGTCCACTAGTCTCTCCACTTTCAATATTTTTCACCTTCTTGGTGACAAGTAGCACTCACATTTTATCTTATTATCTCTTGTTCATTTCCTAATGCATGTCATGATCAAATCATTATATAATCTCAAGTGGTTTGTATTAACGCActtaaaacaaatgaaaagtgCAATGGCCTTAACCTAATCTGCCGCCTTTGTAATTTCTTAAACACATGAAGTGACAGGTGTAAGCCAAGCTATGTGCCTGTGAGTTGTCTGAATTATCCATTCACATGTTtctcttatttctttttatttctttaatttttattttaatgccaAGTGAAGGAACAATTGTTGGCATTATCAATATGGAACTTTTGACAACTCTTGCCAGCATAAAATGTGGTCAGGCTATGATGAACTGTATGTTGTCATTCTCCAGTTGTTCGGATTTGAATTAGAAGtgttttctattattttggtaggttttgaaattttgaagcattcaatttgttaattcaaatatgTTACATGAGATAATCATGATTTGCTATTAAACATTTTGAAGCTCCAAAAAGGTGGCATCCATAGTCACATACGTGCGTCAGGAAGGAGGATGATAGCatctataaattttttgatgagTGGCATACTCCACAAAAACATAGCGAAGCACACAAGGGGCAAGTTTGCTTCATTGGTTTTTTCACAGATGAACATACGCCACTCAGCCAAATACTAGTGGTCTGAGCATCTAGACAGAGGGTAGAGGCTCATATTGAACAAGCACTTAGATCGGAGTACGAAAGTCCAAGACACTAGAAGGCATACGATTGAGCAAATAAACATTCGTGACTCTAATATGATTTTGGTTTCACGTGTGGCCAACTATGTAGTTGCCCTACATAAAGAGGCATATTAAAGAATATAAATCCTACAAATATTCCCACTAAATCTAACCTGTAATTATCcatctataaataaataaaataaaataaaaactaacgCCGCGACACTGCTTGTTGAAAAAGATGAACTAACTAATTAATCATGTCATTTTAATGCTACAGCACTAACTTAAATCCCAACTTATAGATATGAACACGTGGCAACTATTTTGCATGTgagattttttctttgatcCAATTAACTTCCCAAGAAAAAATTGTTCTCTGGGCCACTACTTTTGTGAgatgaaacaaataaaaaacaacacgaaaaggtttctttaaataaagcaaaagaaatggCAGGTTGATTCTTCTGCATGGCGTAGAGTACAATGTACAAGTAACTATCGTCATCTTGGGTCCAAGATAATGATAGCTTTCATTGACCGATGCTAacactgatatatatatatatataattattattttcaaatatatattatataggaTAAATATGTGGAGCTGAGTCAGCAAAACCTTGTGGATCAGGTGGCACTCATTATCATGCACGCAacaggggagagagagaagaagaagaagaagatctcATCCATTAACATTGGCTGCCTCTGTCGGAGTAGTCAAAATGAAGATTGTGTGTGTTTGTTAGGTAATATTTCAGTCCCGCGGATGATAAAACACTGGCAAAGCAATATAAATTCATGTATGATTATGATTGTGATTAGACATAACTCAttttaagttgtttttaaGCTGCTAAATATCTGACTATAATTGTGAATCATATTCAATTGTATAATCTAATCCACTAAACGAGTCGATGttgattaaaaatgaaatttgaatgcATAACTATGTGTGGGGTTGATGAATTTAGGCCGCTCATTTTTTTTGTGCTTCATAACCAGGGAGTACTGTATTGGAGATATTATTCGATCGAAAGGTACAACTTTGGGTTACAGCTAGAAGGATGTGACCCATATATAATTGCAGGAGGTATATGTTAGGCatgaaaatatgattttgttgGTGAACCATTGTATCTTTTTGCGTTTTGTCAATTTGAGCATAAAATACAAGGGAATACTAAACACCAGCGAACCCCACAAGAgaactgaaaaagaaaaaccaaaaggtGGTGGGGGGAACTGATGATCACAAATCAAGACCAGGGTTAGGTTAACTTAGGAGGAACAAGTTGGCTTCCAAATGTGGAGCACCCTAATTATGATAGTGTTTGGGGCCAAGGGTGATGGGATTAATTGAAGCTTCTTGCATTTGCAACCAAGGGGGCATAGGGTGATGATGGGATCATTTTTCATCACTACAAGTCATTTTATGTATATTTGGATACATTTAATAGAAGAATCAAGTTATAACAGAGATTATTTATTCAATATGTCATCGATGTAATCATTGTCAGTAATAAAATGTACTATATATTATTgatacagttttttttttttatagtaaaTGTAAAGAACATACATTCTgcacaaagaaattttttttatgttttttagcACAAGTAATTAGGGGAGGGGGTTTGTAGGTGTCTAAGGATTGCTAGTCTCTACCCACATAAATGGAGGTGTAAAAGTTCAACCAACTAAGTTATATCATACTTCATACACATAGaatttttgttcaaataaaTTACGGGCATTGCTCATGTGATATTATATATGAGAGGCCCAAGACCAAAGCAAACCTGGGTGGATCGGTCCTTGAGCAAGCCTTCAAGCTGCATCTCTCTCCCAAGGTCTATTTTTTCAGTTCAGCTCTCTAAATAATATGGGATTGTTGCTATTTTGAGCCCATAAGAGTCATACGGCCTTTTTGTCCCTCTCTATACGATTGTGGGAAGCTTCTATAATGAGGAGCTATGTTGAGGGATTACAATGAAAACCCTCTTATTATAACCCCTCATTCTAACCTCAATGTACAATTGTATTGCGTCTATGGCCACCTAATTTCTTCGGACACTTGTGTCGAAGTCCCAAAATTATAAGATTTATTTACTCACTCGTGTCTATGGCCACCTACTGTAGTCTGTGTATACATAACAAGTTAGTCACTTATGATGTAgctctataaatagaatattttaaaagtatagtgGAGCggttatattttaaatagtataatcacgatttctcttttttaattactttaattagttgttatgttttaattattattctctaggtaaataataattaaataataactactaatttaagtaattaaaaaaatagaaaactacattatgatatttatagggaatagccgcccggctatacgtttGAAATATGCAATTTATagggtatagccgggcggctatactttcgTAAATTCTGCTTACAAAGTACAGCCGCGCATCTGTACTATTGAAATATTCTATTTGTAACTATACTTCTAAAACATTCTAgatatagccgatcggctgtactattaaaatattctaattGTAGGGTATAGCCCCACGGCTATACGTTTAAAACATTCTATTTgcggagtatagccgagcggctatatcTTTGAAATATTCTAAACTTTAAAGATATTTTCCACATTGaaccaacaataaaaatatgaatttatatttgcCGGATTAGAACTTTCTTGAAGAAATGTCATCGGAAGaggtttcttttaaaaataaatataaacttagtaTCCTTATgcaatagtttttttttttttttttttaaaaactttctttttataaattaaatcatATCTTAGCCTTATTTAGTTACTTTCATtagttattatattttaattattgttttcttagtgaataattagtacttaatattttaattaacttcacaAATTATaatacttaataaatagtaattaatttatttttatttaaaaaataatttacatactaattattctctaggtaaataataattaaaacataactactaattaaagtcattaaaaaagagaaaaccatATCATGATATTTATAGGGTATAGTCGCCTGGCTCTACTTTTTAAGTGTGCAATCTACACAGTATCGCCGCACTACTATACTGTTGTAAAATTCTACTTACAAAGTACAAACTGTTGAAAAAATCTATTTAgagcgtatagcc
Above is a window of Prunus persica cultivar Lovell chromosome G2, Prunus_persica_NCBIv2, whole genome shotgun sequence DNA encoding:
- the LOC18784898 gene encoding F-box protein At4g00755 isoform X2 — encoded protein: MGLCMDFLNWLEPDMSIQVLTCLDDPTDLVRISSVSRSWRHFVIENGLCKKLCLRLFPQLSRVAQVIEINNPDTKAEVGSSNSKELETLEREHRVYAFLACGFTSFNVGDSIKRALSASSTDNFPEESIRNTLEPRDVVGRRASYWSSKGQSDPAVPEVLIYKLVSDFVVINEINIQPFKAYFQLGEPIYSAKAVRFRFGHAKSPMDVESDPMGESFPDKKFIWTYTSQVFPMTQENILQTFKLPEPVLCIGGFLQIELLGRVQRQEMDGLFYICVSHVQAKGKSLSPAFGVEIHEPSGQFVLKNNIQAKGNTQPSLPDNDSDVNADLDLERDIRDMLPFVNMLQGNGVDFDEFEWNDVEEGMDEEFVEEGMDEEFVV
- the LOC18784722 gene encoding F-box protein PP2-A13, translated to MGANLSGRVSDKEGLVQPRLGDLPESCVAMVLMNMDPPEICKLARLNRAFRGASSADFIWESKLPPNYRFIVDRVFDETTKLNISGKRDIYARLCRSKSFDGGTKEIWLDKNKGGICLSISSKALSITGIDDRRYWNFIAIDESRFQIVAYLQQTWWFEVSGEFEFQFPLGRYSLFFRLHLGRSSKRLGRRVCNSEHVHGWNKKPVRFELSTSNGHRAVSQCYLDNPGNWVDYHVGDFVVDNPHALIKIKYSMTQIDCTHTKGGVCVDSVLIYPSGVAKEP
- the LOC18784898 gene encoding F-box protein At4g00755 isoform X1; protein product: MLSCFEARRGTRVLLKSLDMGLCMDFLNWLEPDMSIQVLTCLDDPTDLVRISSVSRSWRHFVIENGLCKKLCLRLFPQLSRVAQVIEINNPDTKAEVGSSNSKELETLEREHRVYAFLACGFTSFNVGDSIKRALSASSTDNFPEESIRNTLEPRDVVGRRASYWSSKGQSDPAVPEVLIYKLVSDFVVINEINIQPFKAYFQLGEPIYSAKAVRFRFGHAKSPMDVESDPMGESFPDKKFIWTYTSQVFPMTQENILQTFKLPEPVLCIGGFLQIELLGRVQRQEMDGLFYICVSHVQAKGKSLSPAFGVEIHEPSGQFVLKNNIQAKGNTQPSLPDNDSDVNADLDLERDIRDMLPFVNMLQGNGVDFDEFEWNDVEEGMDEEFVEEGMDEEFVV